A window of Sphingobacterium sp. SRCM116780 contains these coding sequences:
- a CDS encoding GNAT family N-acetyltransferase, which produces MTDPTIMKYLPTLETERLIIRPITRDDVQAFYEMDSQSEVHIYLRGQPVQSIEETKGIIEGLHQQYEQYGVGRVAVIEKATNQFIGWTGFKYIDELTNNKINFLDFGYRFRKEAWGKGFATEAAQACMAYYHEEMKHFPIHAMTHIDNKGSRNVLEKVGFNVTDSFHLAVWDIDCYWYEINA; this is translated from the coding sequence ATGACAGATCCAACTATCATGAAATATTTGCCTACATTAGAAACGGAACGATTAATTATCCGTCCAATTACTCGCGATGACGTACAAGCATTTTACGAAATGGACTCGCAATCCGAAGTCCATATTTACTTGAGAGGGCAACCTGTGCAATCCATTGAAGAAACAAAAGGTATTATTGAAGGGTTGCATCAACAATATGAGCAGTATGGTGTGGGAAGGGTTGCCGTAATTGAAAAAGCGACTAATCAATTTATTGGTTGGACAGGATTCAAATACATCGATGAATTAACCAATAATAAGATCAATTTTTTAGATTTTGGATACCGCTTTCGTAAAGAGGCTTGGGGAAAAGGTTTTGCAACCGAAGCAGCTCAAGCTTGTATGGCATATTACCATGAAGAGATGAAACATTTTCCGATCCACGCGATGACACATATTGATAACAAGGGCTCTCGAAATGTATTAGAAAAAGTTGGATTTAACGTCACGGACTCCTTTCATTTAGCGGTTTGGGATATTGACTGTTATTGGTATGAAATCAATGCTTAA
- a CDS encoding AI-2E family transporter yields the protein MEEKSGKRPYSVGLASSLLALALIIVFLYFTQSVVIPLLFAIILSITLFPVASFFEKKLNLGKATSSIIAVIVAILIISTIIWFIIHQSIIIGKDASAIQDKVLIALEGMQKWLQTQFGLERGEVIAKAREQGSKILENVGGYLSTAFGSIGSILAGVVLVPIFIFFLLYYRDFFKEFFFRSFKNTDNKKINQVLNKIYEVVQSYCLGLVTVMGIVAVLNTGGLMLMGIEYAWFFGSLASLLMLLPYIGIAIGSILPALFALATKDNAIYAVGVVAWFQVVQFLEGNVITPNIVGGKVSINPLMAIVVILLGGMLFGLAGLILALPMTATLKVIFDAIPSMEPVGYLIGEPEKEHLKRNATQELLQKWGIVRKPKTVPTSEIVETVEETSKNSDDQEGQ from the coding sequence ATGGAAGAAAAATCAGGTAAAAGGCCTTACTCAGTCGGGCTTGCTTCAAGTTTATTGGCTCTCGCGTTAATTATTGTATTTCTTTATTTTACGCAAAGTGTTGTTATTCCCTTATTGTTTGCCATTATTCTTTCGATCACCTTATTTCCTGTCGCTTCTTTTTTTGAAAAGAAATTAAATTTAGGAAAGGCCACGTCTTCCATTATTGCAGTCATTGTGGCCATATTGATTATCAGTACCATCATCTGGTTTATTATCCATCAAAGTATTATCATCGGAAAGGATGCCAGTGCTATTCAAGATAAAGTACTTATCGCTCTTGAGGGGATGCAAAAGTGGCTACAAACTCAATTTGGATTGGAACGTGGAGAGGTAATTGCTAAAGCGAGGGAACAAGGAAGTAAAATTTTAGAGAATGTTGGCGGGTATTTATCAACGGCCTTTGGATCCATTGGAAGTATATTGGCAGGTGTTGTTTTGGTTCCAATTTTTATATTTTTCTTACTTTATTACCGTGATTTTTTTAAAGAGTTCTTTTTTAGATCATTCAAAAACACGGATAATAAAAAAATAAATCAGGTGCTGAACAAGATTTATGAAGTTGTTCAAAGCTATTGTTTAGGTCTTGTCACGGTGATGGGAATCGTTGCTGTTTTAAATACAGGTGGACTGATGTTGATGGGTATCGAATATGCTTGGTTTTTTGGGTCATTGGCATCGTTACTCATGTTACTCCCCTATATTGGTATCGCCATTGGATCTATATTACCAGCTTTATTTGCCTTGGCCACAAAAGATAATGCCATCTATGCTGTTGGTGTCGTTGCGTGGTTTCAAGTTGTTCAATTTTTAGAAGGAAATGTTATCACTCCAAATATCGTAGGGGGTAAAGTAAGTATTAATCCATTAATGGCCATTGTCGTCATTTTATTGGGAGGAATGCTATTTGGATTAGCAGGCTTGATTCTTGCGTTGCCGATGACTGCGACTTTAAAAGTTATTTTTGATGCTATTCCATCCATGGAACCTGTTGGGTATTTAATCGGTGAACCTGAGAAAGAACACCTCAAGCGAAATGCCACGCAAGAATTGTTACAAAAATGGGGAATTGTCAGAAAACCAAAAACTGTTCCTACGTCAGAAATAGTGGAAACGGTAGAAGAGACATCGAAAAATAGTGATGACCAAGAAGGTCAATAA
- a CDS encoding DNA polymerase III subunit alpha: MFLNCKTWFSFHYGTYSTKELIAHAVELEVKVLGLTNINSTADCWDFVMKCQEVQIKPIIGVEVRNENQFCYVLLAKNRQGLLAIHKFLSFHKQLKIPFPERPNFCLDHVWVIYRLGTHPQIEKLSEQELIGVDIADLNKLEWQESIDQHKYIMLHPVTYQNKTYFDLHRILRAIAKNTLLSKLTKEDLAGTNEYLLKEEDLAAAFTRFPIIITKTMQVVESCSVEMEFHSDKNRKCFTDSIEEDHTLLRKLAFEGAIMRYGADHQEAFERVEKELNMIDKQGFNAYFLIVWDMLHYAHEHNFYHVGRGSGANSIIAYCLRITDVDPIELNLYFERFLNPNRSSPPDFDIDFSWQDRDTIFAYIFEKYGQEHVALLGMYNTFQRRAIIRELGKVFGLPKEEIDILAHKREWSAEDKIQRWIKRYGALLVNFPTHVSIHAGGVLISEQPLHEYMATELPPKGLLTAHLDMFEADRIGLFKFDILSQRGLGHIKDALALIEKNQGKQLDIHQVEHFFLDPILAEKIRKADTIGCFYIESPAMRQLLGKLKCSDYLTLVAASSIIRPGVAQSGMMKQYIERFHNRDKIVYLHPKMEELLEETYGVMVYQEDVIKVAHHFGGISLDEADILRRAMSGKYRSENKFEILKQKFFTNCRSFGYEDQVTAEVWRQMESFGGYSFAKGHSASFAVESYQSLFLKTYYPKEFYVAVINNFGGFYRTEFYFHELRRHGGDIQLPCLNHSDYLTNIKGNRVYVGLGHVQGLEEQLSQRIVSERALHGSYQDLNDVLTRIHPAPEQLNLLIRIGALRFTGMDKKSLLWKANFSTKKNFQEVPNLLFAQEEVHFELPQFETNRLEDLKDELDLLGFVTGDFYELLDDKYLKGTVKTVDFPDLIGQHIKIIGRLVTTKESRTIKKERMCFGTFLDVDGDWLDTVHFPLVLKQYPFLGAGFYELHGQVTADFDICSMNVSVMRKLGYRLEK, translated from the coding sequence ATGTTTTTGAATTGTAAGACCTGGTTCAGTTTTCATTATGGAACTTATTCTACCAAAGAACTCATCGCACATGCCGTTGAATTGGAAGTCAAGGTTTTGGGATTGACCAATATCAATTCAACAGCAGATTGCTGGGATTTTGTCATGAAGTGCCAGGAAGTACAGATAAAGCCAATTATAGGAGTAGAAGTACGCAATGAAAATCAATTTTGCTATGTATTATTAGCAAAAAATAGACAAGGACTTTTAGCCATCCATAAGTTTCTTTCTTTTCATAAACAGCTCAAGATTCCATTTCCCGAGAGACCCAATTTCTGTTTAGACCATGTATGGGTGATTTATCGATTAGGTACTCATCCGCAGATTGAAAAATTGAGTGAACAAGAACTGATAGGCGTAGATATCGCTGATTTAAATAAATTGGAATGGCAGGAATCTATAGATCAGCATAAATACATCATGCTGCACCCTGTCACCTATCAAAATAAGACCTATTTTGATTTGCATCGCATTTTACGTGCTATTGCCAAGAATACATTATTGAGCAAACTGACAAAAGAAGATCTGGCAGGCACCAATGAATATTTGTTAAAAGAAGAAGATCTAGCTGCAGCCTTTACCCGATTTCCAATAATTATTACCAAAACGATGCAAGTTGTTGAAAGCTGTTCTGTAGAGATGGAATTTCACAGCGATAAAAACAGGAAATGCTTTACCGATTCCATAGAAGAAGATCATACTTTGCTCCGAAAGCTAGCTTTTGAGGGCGCAATAATGCGTTATGGAGCCGATCATCAAGAGGCTTTTGAACGTGTGGAGAAAGAGTTGAATATGATTGATAAGCAGGGATTCAATGCTTACTTTCTCATTGTTTGGGATATGCTACACTATGCGCATGAACACAACTTTTATCATGTCGGACGTGGGAGTGGAGCGAATTCCATTATTGCCTATTGCTTGCGGATCACCGATGTTGATCCGATTGAACTTAATCTATATTTTGAACGGTTTTTGAATCCCAATCGAAGCTCTCCACCAGATTTTGATATCGATTTTAGTTGGCAAGATCGGGATACTATTTTTGCCTATATCTTTGAGAAATATGGTCAAGAACATGTAGCCCTTCTTGGGATGTATAATACCTTTCAACGAAGGGCAATTATACGTGAATTAGGAAAAGTGTTTGGTTTGCCAAAAGAAGAGATTGATATACTTGCCCATAAAAGAGAATGGTCTGCAGAAGATAAAATCCAACGGTGGATAAAACGTTATGGAGCACTTTTAGTAAATTTTCCAACCCATGTAAGCATACATGCTGGAGGTGTATTGATCAGCGAGCAGCCCTTGCATGAGTATATGGCTACCGAGTTACCTCCAAAAGGACTGTTGACGGCACATCTGGATATGTTTGAAGCAGATCGTATTGGACTATTCAAATTTGATATTTTGAGTCAGCGTGGTCTTGGACATATTAAAGATGCACTTGCTTTGATTGAAAAAAATCAAGGAAAACAGCTGGATATCCACCAAGTAGAACACTTCTTTCTAGATCCGATATTAGCAGAAAAAATACGTAAAGCAGATACCATAGGTTGCTTCTATATCGAAAGCCCAGCGATGAGACAATTATTAGGCAAATTGAAATGTTCGGACTACCTAACATTAGTCGCAGCAAGTTCAATTATTCGTCCTGGAGTAGCCCAGTCGGGGATGATGAAGCAATATATTGAACGGTTTCATAATCGGGATAAGATCGTGTATCTACATCCCAAAATGGAAGAACTCTTGGAGGAAACATATGGTGTGATGGTTTACCAAGAAGATGTCATCAAAGTTGCGCATCATTTTGGCGGTATTTCGTTGGATGAAGCCGATATTTTACGGCGTGCGATGAGTGGAAAATATCGGTCGGAAAATAAATTTGAAATTCTGAAACAAAAGTTTTTCACGAACTGTCGATCTTTTGGATATGAGGATCAAGTAACCGCTGAGGTATGGAGGCAAATGGAAAGTTTTGGTGGATACTCATTTGCGAAAGGACATTCTGCCTCTTTCGCTGTAGAAAGTTATCAAAGTTTATTTTTGAAAACGTACTATCCAAAGGAATTCTATGTGGCAGTGATTAATAATTTTGGAGGCTTCTATCGTACTGAATTTTATTTTCATGAGTTACGTCGTCACGGTGGAGATATTCAATTACCCTGTTTAAATCATAGTGATTATCTGACCAATATAAAAGGAAATCGGGTGTACGTCGGCTTAGGTCATGTACAAGGACTAGAAGAGCAACTGAGCCAACGGATAGTATCGGAGCGAGCACTCCATGGATCATATCAGGATCTAAATGATGTGCTGACACGCATTCATCCTGCACCTGAACAATTGAATTTATTAATTCGGATAGGAGCATTGCGATTTACAGGAATGGATAAGAAATCATTACTTTGGAAAGCGAACTTCAGCACGAAGAAAAACTTTCAGGAAGTTCCCAATTTACTATTTGCCCAAGAAGAAGTTCATTTTGAATTGCCACAATTTGAAACCAATAGACTCGAGGATCTGAAAGATGAATTGGATTTATTGGGTTTCGTAACGGGAGACTTTTATGAGTTACTTGATGATAAATATTTAAAAGGAACTGTTAAGACAGTAGATTTTCCAGATCTTATCGGGCAGCATATCAAGATCATTGGTCGTTTGGTGACGACAAAGGAAAGTAGAACCATAAAGAAAGAAAGAATGTGTTTTGGAACTTTCTTAGACGTAGATGGCGACTGGTTAGATACCGTACACTTTCCTTTAGTATTAAAGCAATACCCATTTTTAGGAGCTGGATTTTACGAATTACACGGTCAAGTTACAGCAGATTTTGATATCTGTAGTATGAATGTGTCGGTAATGCGCAAGCTGGGCTACCGTTTAGAAAAGTAA
- a CDS encoding MFS transporter: MTEKKSIYTLQFALLCLSSLLFSSSFNMIIPELPNYLSKMGGAEYKGLIIALFTLTAGISRPFSGKLTDRWGRVPVMAIGSIVCFFCGFLYPVLTSVSGFLLLRLIHGFSTGFKPTATSAYVADIIPRERWGEALGMHGLCFAIGGAVGPAIGSAIFQYYGINVMFYSSSLFALLSIVIVMNMKETLKNKEKLNLSMFKISRTDIIDIGVLPAGIITFLSYSAFGAILTLIPDWSDHLQLSNKGIFFAAYTVTSILIRFVSGKASDKYGRTKVIMVGLVIVGISLFLIGQGDSFNKLMLGASVYGIGTGILSPAINAWTIDLGKPHQRGRAVATMYISMEAGIGLGALFAGLYYQDIIMRIPQVMYFNALFLGIALVYLFFWQGIGYKRK, encoded by the coding sequence ATGACAGAAAAAAAATCCATATATACCTTACAATTTGCCCTTCTTTGTTTGAGTTCTCTTTTATTTTCATCGAGTTTCAACATGATTATACCTGAGCTTCCCAATTATTTGAGTAAAATGGGTGGGGCTGAGTATAAGGGTTTAATCATTGCGCTATTTACGTTAACTGCTGGAATTTCGAGACCCTTTAGTGGAAAATTAACGGACAGGTGGGGTCGTGTCCCCGTGATGGCTATTGGATCTATCGTTTGTTTCTTCTGCGGTTTTCTATATCCCGTATTAACCAGTGTTTCGGGTTTTTTGCTATTACGATTAATTCATGGATTCTCAACGGGATTTAAACCGACAGCGACTTCTGCTTATGTTGCTGATATTATCCCTCGAGAGCGCTGGGGTGAAGCCTTGGGAATGCATGGGCTTTGTTTTGCAATTGGTGGTGCAGTGGGGCCTGCTATTGGAAGTGCAATTTTTCAATATTACGGTATCAACGTCATGTTTTACAGTTCTTCTCTTTTTGCTTTACTTTCTATCGTCATTGTAATGAACATGAAAGAAACATTGAAAAATAAAGAAAAACTTAATCTTTCCATGTTCAAAATATCACGAACAGATATCATCGATATTGGTGTTTTACCTGCGGGTATTATTACGTTTCTCTCCTATTCGGCTTTTGGAGCCATATTAACACTGATACCCGATTGGAGCGATCATCTTCAGTTGAGCAATAAAGGAATCTTCTTTGCTGCTTATACGGTTACCTCTATCTTAATTCGTTTTGTTTCAGGAAAAGCTTCAGACAAATATGGTCGCACCAAAGTGATCATGGTCGGTTTAGTTATCGTTGGAATCTCCTTATTTCTCATTGGGCAAGGTGATAGTTTTAACAAATTGATGTTAGGTGCGAGTGTTTACGGGATCGGTACAGGGATCTTGTCTCCTGCGATTAATGCCTGGACCATTGATCTTGGAAAACCTCATCAACGAGGGCGTGCTGTCGCGACTATGTATATCTCCATGGAAGCAGGTATTGGTCTAGGGGCATTATTTGCAGGACTTTACTATCAAGATATTATAATGAGAATACCGCAGGTGATGTATTTTAATGCGTTATTTTTAGGTATTGCCTTAGTATACCTGTTTTTTTGGCAGGGAATTGGCTACAAAAGGAAATAG
- a CDS encoding TrmH family RNA methyltransferase, which translates to MLSKAQITLISSLQNKKFRKQHGLFIVEGIKSVLEFLSSSYQVDSIFYTEDVQTKVGKISGKIKSYPLSENEFQKISALKSPQGILALVHIPEQKELNVADFRSQHTLLLDDVQDPGNLGTIIRTAEWFGFQNIICSIGTVDAYNPKVVQATMGSLSRIHVHYVDLKAFILAAKIPVFGALLNGESIYQTDWPQESFIILGNEGNGISEEIIQLVDKPVAIPRIGQAESLNVAVATTIFCSEIARTKKL; encoded by the coding sequence ATGTTGTCAAAAGCACAAATTACTCTTATATCATCTCTTCAAAATAAAAAGTTTCGTAAACAACATGGTCTTTTTATTGTCGAAGGAATCAAATCTGTTCTTGAATTTCTATCCTCCTCTTATCAAGTAGATAGTATATTTTATACAGAAGATGTACAGACAAAAGTGGGTAAAATATCGGGAAAAATAAAATCTTATCCACTGAGTGAAAACGAATTTCAAAAAATCAGTGCTTTAAAATCTCCTCAGGGAATATTGGCTTTGGTACACATACCTGAACAAAAGGAATTAAATGTGGCGGACTTCAGATCACAACATACATTGCTATTGGATGATGTACAGGATCCTGGAAATCTAGGTACAATCATCCGTACAGCCGAATGGTTTGGTTTTCAAAATATCATTTGCTCGATTGGTACAGTCGATGCGTACAATCCAAAAGTAGTACAAGCAACAATGGGTTCTCTTTCGCGTATTCATGTACATTATGTCGATTTAAAAGCATTTATTTTGGCGGCTAAAATTCCAGTTTTTGGTGCTTTATTGAATGGCGAAAGTATTTACCAGACGGACTGGCCACAAGAATCATTTATTATCTTAGGAAACGAAGGAAATGGAATCTCTGAAGAGATTATCCAGCTGGTGGACAAACCCGTCGCTATCCCTCGAATAGGCCAAGCAGAATCCCTGAATGTCGCTGTAGCAACAACCATTTTCTGCTCTGAAATCGCAAGAACAAAAAAATTATAG
- a CDS encoding BamA/TamA family outer membrane protein, which yields MINNLRFLAFTSIALLLLIFTSCRSARFLDEDQTLVAHVDLQGIKPELKEAASLYISNDIKPNSRVNLFVYNLFNTKNGQYKKRNIRNVGEPPHLLDSSLVDLSANQVKRFLFTKGYFDAQVQPEITVKNQRATVTFNTVQGEPYARSNIKYSFADTTVARLYEQKVKPLSAVKPGAQYDAADLIKERENLYLAMRNNGYFDYIRQYMRVGVDSSSKNHQLNLDIQVENPNDSTRHQLYKIDQVFVTIKNFGTLKKEIQKSYDSIAHIHFTDETNNFRLKPLTRYLYIKSGNPYNLAKENISYDRLYEMNGFRSVKIHYQKTDSNTLDAYYEMVPRPLMGNQIEGEFTFSSGMSGFNIGNTFSHRNIFGGAELLEVKLRYGILFDPRLSGGLSNKIFNNDFQIGVNLIVPRLMAPFNVNNSGQYGLPKTTFSSSLQIFNQDATYSNRYFINTLNYSWHESENKFHSFTPIVLEYRQGRLNENFAQSLIEQGYLLYVRSNNREYFGFGSQYAFTYNAKKLTKKENFNYFKGSVDLSGNILALLSQAIKFDKNDDGEKKVFGVPYLQYAKTELDYRLYRNLGGNRQFVFRINPGIAIPYGNNSSLMIFEKSFYGGGMNGMRAWQARTLGPGSYNRESVQEDLRLNLRNLDQLGEIKIEGNAEYRFRILNSFLGAKMNGATFVDFGNVWRLKENELNPGGEFKFDKFLNQIAIGTGFGLRFDSDYFIIRLDAGLKVKDPQFTGSDQWVLQHFFNAKEFKDQYYQTHKPDRYNFIQYNFGIGLPF from the coding sequence ATGATAAATAATCTACGCTTTTTAGCTTTTACAAGTATAGCGCTTTTGTTGCTAATTTTCACATCTTGCCGTTCAGCACGCTTTTTGGACGAAGATCAAACCCTAGTAGCGCATGTGGATCTTCAGGGTATAAAACCAGAGTTGAAAGAAGCAGCTTCTCTTTATATCTCTAATGATATTAAACCAAATTCCAGGGTTAATTTATTTGTTTATAATCTATTCAATACGAAAAACGGACAATACAAAAAACGTAACATCAGAAATGTTGGTGAACCCCCTCATTTATTGGACTCGAGTCTAGTTGATTTGTCGGCAAACCAAGTAAAAAGATTCTTATTTACAAAAGGCTATTTTGATGCACAGGTACAACCAGAGATTACGGTTAAAAATCAACGAGCAACAGTTACGTTCAATACGGTACAAGGGGAGCCGTATGCTAGGAGTAACATCAAATACAGCTTTGCGGATACTACTGTTGCTCGCTTATATGAACAGAAAGTAAAGCCACTAAGTGCAGTTAAACCCGGAGCTCAATATGATGCTGCTGATCTGATCAAAGAAAGAGAAAATCTTTATTTAGCGATGAGAAATAATGGCTATTTTGATTATATCCGCCAATATATGCGTGTAGGGGTAGACTCATCCTCAAAAAATCATCAACTGAATCTCGATATTCAAGTCGAAAACCCAAATGATTCTACACGACATCAATTGTATAAAATTGATCAGGTCTTTGTCACTATTAAGAATTTTGGAACCCTTAAAAAGGAAATTCAAAAATCCTACGATAGTATAGCACATATTCATTTTACAGATGAAACGAATAACTTTCGGTTGAAACCCTTGACGCGCTATCTGTATATCAAATCTGGTAATCCTTATAATCTCGCTAAAGAAAATATTTCCTACGATCGTTTGTATGAGATGAATGGATTTAGAAGTGTTAAAATTCACTATCAAAAAACAGATTCCAATACATTAGACGCCTATTATGAAATGGTGCCAAGACCATTAATGGGCAATCAAATCGAAGGAGAGTTTACGTTTAGTTCAGGAATGAGCGGATTCAATATTGGTAATACATTTTCGCATCGGAATATTTTTGGAGGAGCTGAATTATTGGAAGTAAAATTACGATATGGTATCCTGTTTGATCCCAGGCTAAGCGGAGGTCTTTCCAATAAAATTTTTAATAATGATTTTCAAATTGGTGTAAATTTAATTGTACCTCGATTGATGGCACCATTTAATGTCAATAACAGTGGGCAGTACGGATTACCCAAGACGACATTTTCAAGTAGTCTACAGATTTTTAATCAAGATGCCACCTATTCCAATCGTTATTTTATTAATACTTTGAATTACTCCTGGCACGAATCTGAAAATAAGTTTCACAGTTTCACACCCATTGTGTTAGAATATAGACAAGGACGTTTAAATGAAAACTTTGCGCAAAGTCTAATCGAACAAGGCTATTTATTGTACGTGAGAAGTAACAATCGTGAATATTTTGGATTTGGGTCACAATATGCATTTACATACAATGCCAAGAAATTAACAAAAAAAGAGAACTTTAATTATTTCAAAGGTTCTGTCGATCTAAGTGGTAATATTTTAGCTTTGCTGAGTCAGGCAATTAAATTCGATAAAAATGATGATGGCGAAAAAAAGGTGTTTGGAGTACCCTATTTGCAATATGCCAAAACAGAATTAGATTATCGTTTATATCGTAATTTGGGAGGAAACAGACAATTTGTATTTCGGATCAATCCTGGAATAGCGATTCCTTATGGAAACAATTCAAGTCTCATGATTTTTGAAAAAAGTTTTTATGGAGGAGGGATGAATGGTATGCGCGCTTGGCAAGCGAGAACATTGGGGCCAGGAAGTTATAATCGTGAGAGCGTACAAGAAGACCTTCGGTTGAACCTAAGAAATTTGGATCAATTAGGAGAAATTAAAATAGAAGGAAATGCGGAATATCGGTTCCGAATATTGAATAGTTTCTTAGGAGCAAAGATGAATGGAGCTACTTTTGTCGATTTTGGTAATGTTTGGAGACTAAAAGAGAATGAACTAAATCCAGGAGGAGAATTTAAATTTGATAAATTTTTAAATCAAATTGCCATAGGAACTGGTTTTGGGCTACGGTTCGATTCCGATTATTTTATCATCCGATTAGATGCAGGATTAAAAGTAAAAGATCCTCAATTCACAGGAAGTGATCAGTGGGTATTGCAACATTTCTTTAACGCCAAAGAATTTAAGGATCAATATTATCAGACACATAAGCCTGATCGCTATAATTTTATCCAATACAATTTTGGTATTGGTTTACCATTTTAA
- a CDS encoding sprT domain-containing protein, translating into MQDYSGTLRKYMPEAAAPIISRWINDTGCLFKIAKSRSTKLGDYRAPFRGAGHRISVNHDLNPFSFLITTIHEFAHLQTWQQFKHRVKPHGTEWKNNFKILMDPFLKLHIFPSEITLAVIKYLENPAASSCTDLNLFRTLKSFDKQSEQIFTVEMLSDKDHFRLKNGRIFQKQEKIRKRYKCLELRTNRMYLFSPIAEVDPIEINKKEL; encoded by the coding sequence ATGCAAGATTACAGTGGCACATTGCGAAAATATATGCCTGAAGCGGCTGCTCCCATTATCTCCAGATGGATTAATGATACAGGATGTTTATTCAAAATAGCAAAATCTCGTAGCACTAAATTAGGAGATTACCGGGCTCCCTTTCGTGGAGCAGGACATCGGATATCCGTTAACCATGACCTCAACCCTTTTTCTTTTTTGATTACTACTATTCATGAATTTGCACATCTACAAACTTGGCAACAGTTTAAACATCGTGTGAAACCTCATGGTACAGAATGGAAAAATAATTTTAAAATTTTGATGGATCCTTTTTTAAAGCTTCATATTTTTCCGTCTGAAATTACTCTTGCGGTCATCAAATATTTAGAAAACCCTGCTGCCTCTAGTTGTACCGATCTGAACCTATTTCGTACCTTAAAAAGTTTTGATAAGCAGTCTGAACAAATTTTTACGGTTGAAATGTTATCGGATAAAGATCATTTTAGATTAAAGAATGGACGTATTTTTCAGAAACAGGAGAAAATAAGAAAACGTTATAAGTGTCTTGAGCTTCGTACCAACAGGATGTACCTGTTCAGTCCCATTGCAGAAGTTGACCCGATAGAAATAAATAAAAAGGAGTTGTAA
- a CDS encoding sterol desaturase family protein translates to MSLEAEKIVDYLQFTDFISLIAVAFIGNFLLFLLSILFYEIIHKIYNQHDQLVARHPILQGDIWNALFNMLLNGVVAIVGLYLMRMEWMKIIDFRWETFLFKFLAVFFLIDFLMFILHWLVHKSFLYRYFHYRHHVFERTNALSLFVMHPLENLMFGCVLIITFILVPCDIFTIVFYLAFNLLWGILGHLGFNLFHFKNRLITNGMFHMHHHHDIHVNFGFYTSLWDKFFKTYK, encoded by the coding sequence ATGAGTTTAGAGGCAGAAAAAATAGTTGATTATTTGCAGTTTACTGATTTTATATCGTTGATTGCTGTGGCTTTTATAGGGAATTTTTTACTGTTTCTGTTATCTATTCTATTTTATGAAATTATTCATAAAATATACAATCAGCACGACCAATTGGTTGCACGTCATCCTATTCTTCAGGGGGACATTTGGAATGCCCTTTTCAATATGTTGCTAAATGGGGTAGTTGCTATCGTAGGTCTGTATCTGATGCGAATGGAATGGATGAAAATCATTGATTTTAGATGGGAAACATTTCTGTTCAAATTTCTTGCAGTCTTTTTTTTAATTGATTTTCTGATGTTTATTCTACACTGGTTAGTTCATAAATCTTTTCTATATCGTTATTTTCATTATCGACATCATGTCTTTGAACGTACAAATGCCTTAAGTCTTTTTGTGATGCACCCCTTAGAAAATTTGATGTTTGGCTGTGTCTTGATCATTACCTTTATACTAGTTCCTTGTGATATTTTTACCATCGTGTTTTACTTAGCATTTAACTTATTGTGGGGAATCTTAGGGCATCTGGGATTCAACCTATTTCATTTTAAGAACCGATTGATCACCAATGGTATGTTCCATATGCATCACCATCATGATATTCATGTCAATTTTGGTTTTTATACCTCCCTATGGGATAAGTTTTTTAAAACGTATAAATGA